In Polaribacter pacificus, the genomic window AAAACTAATGCTTTGAAAAACAAAATACTTATGTTACAAAATATGATAAAACAATTGCTTACTCATGTATGAAATACTATATTTGCACGTTTTTACAAAGAAGTCGATTAAAATTTAAGAGAAGATGCAAAACAAAGGACTAATCAGATTATTTGCTATCCTTTTTGGATTAGTAAGTTTATACCAATTATCATTTACCTATTTCGCAGGCAATGTTGAAGATGCTGCAAAAGTATACGCAGAAGCCAAAGCAACCGATGGTAGTGGTAAAGAACTAGCTAATTTTGAACAAAAATATTTAGATAGCGTTGGGAATATGAATATCATAAACTTAGGCTTTTCGGAGTTTAGTTATAATGATATTAAAGACAAAGAAATGAATCTTGGTCTTGATTTAAAAGGAGGAATCAATGCCGTTTTACAAGTATCTGTAAAAGATATCTTAATTGGTTTGTCTGACAATTCTAAAAACGCTGTATTTAATCAAGCTTTATTAGCTGCTGACGCTGCACAAAAGAGCAGTACAGATACTTACTTAAACTTATTTTTCGCAGAATTTGAAAAATTAAGTAACGGTACAGTAAAATTAAGTGATCCTACCATCTTTGGTAACAAATCATTGCGTGACAAAATCGACTTTAATAAAACAAACGCAGAGGTTAAGCCAATCATTCAAGAAGAAATTGACAGTTCTATAGATACTGCCTTTGAGGTTTTACGTAGTAGAATTGACAAATTTGGTGTTACACAACCAAGCATCCAACGTATAGGAAATTCTGGAAGAATCTCTATTGAATTACCTGGAGCAAAAGACATTGTTCGTGTTACCAAATTACTACAGAGCACAGCAAAATTACAATTCTGGGAAGTGTACACTAACGCAGAAGTACAGTCTTTCTTCTTTGCTGCCAATCAAAAAGCGACTGAGATTTTAAAATCAGAAAACCCATCAACTAAAAAAGATGAGGTTAAAAAAGACGATATTGATGACTTATTAAAAGGAGAAGACTCTACGAGTACTGCTAATGAGAAATCATTGTTTACCTACTTGTTTCCAAATGTTGCACAAAGTCAAGAGCAAATTAGTTCATTGGTTGCAAATGCTAAAGTTTCTGATACCGCAATGGTAAACAAACTTTTAGCAATGAAAGAAGTAAGAGCATTATTACCTAGCGATTTAAAATACGTTAAATTTTTATGGGATTATAAATCAGTTCCAAATGCAGATGGATCTGCAGATATTATTGGCTTATACGCTATCAAATCAAACAGAAATGATGTTGCTCCTATAGAAGGTGATGTTATTGTTGATGCTTCACAGGTTTTTGACCAATTAGGAAACAAACCAGAAGTGAGCATGAGCATGAACAGTGTAGGGTCTAAATTGTGGGAAAAATTAACTGGAGATAACACTGGGAAATTTGTTGCTGTAGTGTTAGATGATTATGTATATACAGCCCCTTCTGTACCAGGACCAATTGTTGGAGGAAGAACTTCTATTTCTGGTGGAACAATGACCGTAAAAGAAGCGCAAGATATTGCAACAGTATTAAAAGCGGGTAAACTTCCAGCAGCAGCAAAAATGATTGACTCTGCAGTAGTAGGGCCATCATTAGGACAAGAATCAATCGACAGTAGCTTTAACTCTTTTGGATTGGCTATCGGATTGGTTTTATTATGGATGATGTTTTATTACGGAAAAGCAGGTGCTTTTGCAAATGTAGCCTTGGCCGTAAACATTCTATTTATCTTTGGAATATTAGCATCATTTAGTGCAGTACTAACCTTACCAGGTATCGCAGGGATTATCTTAACCATTGGTATGTCTGTAGATGCAAACGTAATTATCTTTGAGAGAATCAAAGAAGGATTAAGTTCTGGAAAAGGATTAAAACTTGCTGTAGAAGATGGATTTAGTGTAAAAGGTGCCTTGTCTGCAATTATTGATGCAAACATTACAACCTTACTTACAGGTATTATCTTATATGTATTTGGCGCAGGACCTATCAAAGGATTTGCTTTAACCTTAATGATTGGTATTGCTACCTCTTTATTTACAGCAGTGTTTATTACACGTATGTTAATTGACGGTTCTGTAAACAAGAACAGCAAGATGACTTTCAATACAGCCATTTCTAAAAACTGGTTCCAAAACTTAAATGTTGAGTTCTTAAGAAAGCGTAAAATTGCTTATTTTATTTCAGGTGCAATTATTCTTGGAGGAATCATCTCTATGGCTACTTTAGGTTTAAAGCAAGGAGTAGATTTTAAAGGAGGTCGTTCTTATGTTGTTCGTTTTGATCAACCAATGAATTCTTCTGAAATATCTTCTAATTTAAAAGACGTTTTTGGTACCGCTCCTGAGGTAAAAACTTACGGTGCTAGCAACCAGTTAAAAATAACCACAGCTTTTAAAATTGACGCTGAAGGAAACTCAGTTGATGAAGAAGTTCAAAGCGCTTTATACCAAGGATTAAAATCATATTTAGGAACTACTAGCTATGAAGAATTCAAACCTGGTTTTCAAAAAGCAGGAAGTGGAATCATGAGCTATAGAAAAGTAGATCCAACCATTGCAGATGATATTAAAGTAGATGCTCTTTGGGCGGTCTTTGGTTCATTATTAGTGGTATTCTTATACATCTTATTAAGATTTAGAAAGGTATCATTTAGTATTGGTGCTGTAGCTGCAGTTTTCCATGATGTACTAATTGTAATGGGTCTTTTCTCTTTATTATACAACTTTATGCCATTTGATATGGAAATCGGAGAATCGTTTATTGCAGCCATCCTTACAGTTGTAGGGTACTCGCTGAATGATACGGTAATTATCTTTGATAGAATTAGAGAGTTTGCAGGCATCCACACAAAATGGGATTATACTAAAGTTGTAGACAAAGCTTTAAGTAGCACATTGGGTAGAACTATTAACACCTCATTAACCACCTTATTGGTAATGATGGCAATCTTCTTATTTGGAGGGGATTCTATTAGAGGATTTATGTTTGCATTGATTATTGGTGTAGTAGTAGGTACTTACTCATCTTTATTCATCGCAACTCCAATTATGTTTGACGTTTCTAAAAAAGAAAAGAAAAACAACTAATAGACTATAAAATTTTATAAAAAACCGTTTTGCAATATTTGTAAAACGGTTTTTTCATTCAATCCCAAGAGCGTATCTTTGCACTATGGAAACCATACAGTTACACGATTTACATTTTAAACCTTTTATATCTAGCAATGCTGTGGCTTCTGTTGTTACAAAGCTTGCAGAAGAGGTTTATAAAGACTGTAAAGATCTAAACCCAATGTTTATCGCTGTATTAAATGGCTCATTTATTTTAGCTGCTGATTTTGTTAGAGCTTACAAAGGTCCTTGTGAGATTTCTTTTGTAAAGCTGGCTTCTTACCAAGGAACCTCTTCTACAGAAAACATTAAACAACTAGTTGGATTAAACGAAAACTTAGAAGGTAGAACAGTTGTTATTTTAGAAGACATTGTTGATACCGGAAACACCTTAGAAGAACTGTATCGAATATTTGAAGACAAGAAAGTAAAAAATTTAAAAATTGCTACCTTGTTTTTAAAACCAACAGTGTATCAGAAAAAATTAAAGATAGACTATGTTGGAGAAAACATAGAAGATAAATTTATAGTAGGCTATGGCCTAGATTACGATGGTTTAGGAAGAAACCTTCCTGCCGTATACCAATTAACAACACACAACATGACAAACATTGTATTATTTGGCCCTCCAGGCGCAGGCAAAGGAACTCAAGCAGACGTATTAAAAGAAAAGTACAACTTGATTCATATCTCAACAGGAGATGTTTTTAGATACAATATTAAGAACAAGACTGAACTTGGACTTTTAGCAAAGAAATATATGGATGAGGGTGATTTAGTACCTGATGAAGTAACCATTAATATGCTAAAAGCAGAAGTTGAGAAAAATGAAAATGCAAAAGGCTTTATTTTTGATGGTTTTCCTAGAACAGAATCACAAGCAAAAGCTTTGGATGAGTTTTTGGCTAAAAAAGGATCTCAAATAAATGGAATGGTAGCCTTAGAAGTACCAGAAAATTTATTAGTGGAGCGCTTGTTAGAAAGAGGAAAAACTAGTGGAAGAACAGATGACACTGACGAAGCTAAAATTAGAAATCGCTTTAATGAGTACCACACAAAAACAGCTATATTAAAAGATTACTATGACAAACAAGGCACTTATTATGGTGTAAACGGTGTAGGCTCTATAGAAGAGATTACAACGCGTTTGTCTACTGTTTTCGACACACTATAACATTAGATTGAGCATAAAAATACTTTTATCCTCAATCCAAACAACAAGAAACCATGACTGAAGGAAATTTTGTCGATTATATTAAAGTATTTGCCTCTTCTGGAAAAGGTGGTAGCGGGTCTATGCATTTACATAGAGAAAAGTTTATCACAAAGGGAGGACCTGATGGTGGTGATGGTGGCCGTGGTGGTCATGTAATCATTCGTGGCGATAAAAATATGTGGACTTTATTTCACCTAAAGTTTAAAAGACACTTTAGAGCAGATCATGGAGGTTCTGGAAGTAAAAGTAGAAGTACTGGACATGATGGTAATGATGTATATGTTAATGTTCCTTTGGGGACTATTATTCGCGACTCTGAAACCAATGAAATCCTTTTTGAAATCACCAAAGATCAAGAAGAAGTTGTGTTGTTAAGAGGTGGAAAAGGTGGCCTAGGAAACTGGCACTTTAAATCATCAAC contains:
- the secDF gene encoding protein translocase subunit SecDF; amino-acid sequence: MQNKGLIRLFAILFGLVSLYQLSFTYFAGNVEDAAKVYAEAKATDGSGKELANFEQKYLDSVGNMNIINLGFSEFSYNDIKDKEMNLGLDLKGGINAVLQVSVKDILIGLSDNSKNAVFNQALLAADAAQKSSTDTYLNLFFAEFEKLSNGTVKLSDPTIFGNKSLRDKIDFNKTNAEVKPIIQEEIDSSIDTAFEVLRSRIDKFGVTQPSIQRIGNSGRISIELPGAKDIVRVTKLLQSTAKLQFWEVYTNAEVQSFFFAANQKATEILKSENPSTKKDEVKKDDIDDLLKGEDSTSTANEKSLFTYLFPNVAQSQEQISSLVANAKVSDTAMVNKLLAMKEVRALLPSDLKYVKFLWDYKSVPNADGSADIIGLYAIKSNRNDVAPIEGDVIVDASQVFDQLGNKPEVSMSMNSVGSKLWEKLTGDNTGKFVAVVLDDYVYTAPSVPGPIVGGRTSISGGTMTVKEAQDIATVLKAGKLPAAAKMIDSAVVGPSLGQESIDSSFNSFGLAIGLVLLWMMFYYGKAGAFANVALAVNILFIFGILASFSAVLTLPGIAGIILTIGMSVDANVIIFERIKEGLSSGKGLKLAVEDGFSVKGALSAIIDANITTLLTGIILYVFGAGPIKGFALTLMIGIATSLFTAVFITRMLIDGSVNKNSKMTFNTAISKNWFQNLNVEFLRKRKIAYFISGAIILGGIISMATLGLKQGVDFKGGRSYVVRFDQPMNSSEISSNLKDVFGTAPEVKTYGASNQLKITTAFKIDAEGNSVDEEVQSALYQGLKSYLGTTSYEEFKPGFQKAGSGIMSYRKVDPTIADDIKVDALWAVFGSLLVVFLYILLRFRKVSFSIGAVAAVFHDVLIVMGLFSLLYNFMPFDMEIGESFIAAILTVVGYSLNDTVIIFDRIREFAGIHTKWDYTKVVDKALSSTLGRTINTSLTTLLVMMAIFLFGGDSIRGFMFALIIGVVVGTYSSLFIATPIMFDVSKKEKKNN
- a CDS encoding adenylate kinase, with translation METIQLHDLHFKPFISSNAVASVVTKLAEEVYKDCKDLNPMFIAVLNGSFILAADFVRAYKGPCEISFVKLASYQGTSSTENIKQLVGLNENLEGRTVVILEDIVDTGNTLEELYRIFEDKKVKNLKIATLFLKPTVYQKKLKIDYVGENIEDKFIVGYGLDYDGLGRNLPAVYQLTTHNMTNIVLFGPPGAGKGTQADVLKEKYNLIHISTGDVFRYNIKNKTELGLLAKKYMDEGDLVPDEVTINMLKAEVEKNENAKGFIFDGFPRTESQAKALDEFLAKKGSQINGMVALEVPENLLVERLLERGKTSGRTDDTDEAKIRNRFNEYHTKTAILKDYYDKQGTYYGVNGVGSIEEITTRLSTVFDTL